In one Pseudomonas sp. SG20056 genomic region, the following are encoded:
- a CDS encoding DNA-binding protein produces the protein MIKKLGPKKASEMGNGDHDRWKSVSKGAVRVSTDEIDVLVKVYPQYALWLSSGQIAPEIGQTSPDYDEANRNLSQPNAG, from the coding sequence TTGATTAAGAAGCTGGGGCCGAAAAAAGCCAGCGAAATGGGGAATGGCGATCACGATCGCTGGAAGAGCGTGAGCAAAGGTGCGGTGAGAGTCAGCACCGATGAGATAGACGTGCTGGTGAAGGTCTATCCGCAGTACGCCCTATGGCTATCAAGCGGACAGATCGCCCCAGAAATCGGGCAAACCAGCCCTGACTACGACGAAGCCAACCGAAACTTGAGCCAACCCAACGCGGGATAG